The following are encoded together in the Serratia sp. UGAL515B_01 genome:
- a CDS encoding efflux RND transporter permease subunit: MNLSTWSIRNPIPAAMLFVLLTVAGIISFSSMKIQQFPDIELPMITVSAALPGASPEQLENDVARKLEDSVASLQGLKHIYTKISEGSVVMTLEFQLEKPVQEAVDDTRSAVQGVRSDLPSDVRDPVVQRVNLAGTPVLVYAVRSEHLDEEALSWFVDNTLVRSLQAIRGVGAVKRVGGVNRQVQVLLDPLKLQSLGLSAAQVSQQLRLVQQDAPSGRGEFGNSEQTIRTLGGQHSAQEIAALQIPLIDGRYVSLDQLATVTDTVAEVRASAFVDGKPVVGFEIVRSRGESEVEVGDAVEKTLEKIKAKYPHLIFTQAFDFVSPVKAEYNSSLNLLYEGALLAVLVVWFFLREWRATFISAVALPMSVIPAFFGMALMGFSINVISLLALSLVIGVLVDDAIVEIENIVRHLRSGKTPYEAAMEAADEIGLAVIATTFTLIAVFLPTAFMSGIAGKFFKEFGWTASIAVFASLAVARILTPMMAAYMLKPIVASDRDPAWLTRYLRIVNWCTHHKVKTLLSVGLFFIASLMLIPLLPSGFMPPDDNSQTQVSVELPPGSTLTQTEAIAEQARQLLRQVPEIRSIYTTIGAGSAGSDPFSSALVEPRNATLTIQLIARNERERKQHIEARIRNLLAQLPGVRTKVGLGASGEKYVLVLSGEEPLSLMSAQQAVLRDLRTIPGLGNIASTASLVRPEVVIRPDFVRAADLGVSSAAIGETLRVATLGDYDMSLPKLNLPQRQLDIVVKLDDAARQDIETLKRLIIPGTKGPVMLSQVADIAIASGPAVINRYDRSRNINLEIELSNVPLGTVVNEVKKLPSIQNLPAGVSVVEVGDAETMSELFASFGLAMLIGILCIYIVLVLLFKHFLHPVTILAALPFSLGGAFVGLLVTGQSLSMPSLIGLIMLMGIATKNSILLVEYAIVARRGNDGSDGRPVVAAKPRQEALMDACHKRARPIIMTTVAMGAGMLPIAIGLGNADPSFRSPMAIAVIGGLLTSTVLSLLVIPAIFLYVDDFSQWCYRKFIKKPS; the protein is encoded by the coding sequence ATGAATCTCTCTACCTGGTCTATACGTAATCCCATTCCCGCAGCTATGTTGTTTGTGCTACTCACCGTCGCTGGGATCATCAGTTTCAGTAGTATGAAGATCCAACAGTTTCCAGATATCGAGTTACCGATGATCACCGTCAGCGCCGCCTTGCCGGGCGCTTCGCCGGAACAGTTGGAAAACGATGTGGCGCGAAAACTGGAGGACTCCGTTGCTTCCCTACAAGGGCTAAAACACATCTATACCAAGATCTCCGAAGGCAGCGTTGTTATGACGCTAGAATTTCAACTGGAGAAACCTGTCCAGGAAGCCGTAGATGATACTCGTTCGGCTGTACAGGGTGTGCGCTCTGATCTACCCAGTGATGTCCGTGATCCTGTTGTACAACGCGTCAATCTGGCCGGAACGCCTGTGCTGGTTTATGCGGTACGCTCAGAACATTTGGATGAAGAAGCACTGTCGTGGTTTGTAGATAACACGCTGGTACGTAGCTTGCAGGCGATACGCGGCGTCGGAGCAGTCAAACGAGTCGGGGGCGTCAATCGTCAGGTCCAGGTCTTACTCGATCCGTTAAAGCTACAAAGCCTGGGTCTGAGCGCGGCACAAGTCTCGCAGCAATTGCGTTTAGTGCAGCAGGATGCCCCCAGTGGACGAGGCGAGTTCGGCAACAGCGAACAGACTATCCGCACCCTAGGAGGGCAGCACTCCGCCCAAGAGATCGCTGCACTACAGATCCCGCTTATCGATGGGCGTTACGTTAGCCTCGATCAACTCGCTACTGTCACAGACACTGTGGCTGAAGTTCGCGCTTCTGCCTTTGTTGATGGTAAGCCAGTTGTTGGATTTGAAATCGTACGTAGCCGCGGGGAAAGCGAGGTAGAAGTTGGCGATGCCGTGGAAAAAACTTTGGAAAAAATTAAGGCAAAATACCCGCATCTGATTTTTACCCAAGCATTTGACTTCGTCAGCCCAGTCAAAGCGGAGTACAACTCATCACTCAATCTGCTGTATGAAGGCGCATTGTTGGCGGTGTTGGTCGTCTGGTTTTTCCTGCGCGAATGGCGGGCTACTTTTATTTCGGCAGTGGCGCTGCCCATGTCAGTGATCCCGGCTTTTTTTGGTATGGCCTTGATGGGGTTTTCTATCAATGTGATCAGTCTGCTGGCACTATCGTTGGTGATTGGGGTTTTGGTTGATGACGCAATTGTCGAGATCGAAAACATCGTGCGCCACTTGCGCAGTGGTAAAACCCCCTATGAAGCAGCGATGGAAGCCGCTGATGAGATTGGCTTAGCGGTGATTGCAACCACTTTTACACTGATCGCCGTTTTCCTTCCTACGGCATTTATGAGCGGTATTGCAGGCAAATTTTTCAAAGAGTTTGGTTGGACAGCGTCGATCGCAGTTTTTGCTTCGCTGGCCGTCGCGCGCATTCTTACGCCAATGATGGCCGCCTATATGCTCAAGCCCATAGTGGCAAGCGATCGCGATCCGGCCTGGCTTACCCGCTATTTACGCATCGTCAACTGGTGTACTCATCATAAGGTCAAAACGCTGCTTTCTGTCGGGCTATTCTTTATTGCATCGCTGATGTTGATCCCCCTGCTACCCTCTGGATTTATGCCGCCGGATGATAACTCGCAAACTCAAGTGTCTGTTGAGCTACCGCCAGGATCGACGTTAACCCAGACTGAAGCGATAGCTGAACAGGCTCGTCAGTTGCTCCGTCAGGTACCTGAAATACGCAGCATCTATACCACTATTGGCGCCGGAAGTGCGGGAAGCGACCCCTTCTCCTCCGCCCTAGTGGAGCCGCGTAATGCCACCTTGACCATCCAACTCATTGCGCGCAATGAGAGGGAGCGTAAACAACATATTGAAGCACGTATCCGTAATCTATTGGCACAGTTGCCCGGAGTGCGTACCAAAGTGGGCCTGGGTGCATCTGGAGAGAAATACGTTCTGGTGCTGAGTGGCGAAGAACCCCTCAGTCTGATGTCTGCCCAACAGGCGGTGCTGCGCGATTTGCGCACGATCCCAGGGTTGGGAAATATCGCTTCTACCGCCAGCCTCGTCCGACCGGAAGTGGTCATTCGTCCTGACTTTGTCCGCGCAGCCGATCTGGGGGTCAGCAGTGCCGCTATCGGAGAAACGCTGCGGGTCGCCACGTTGGGGGACTATGATATGTCGTTGCCAAAGCTGAATTTGCCCCAAAGGCAACTGGACATCGTGGTGAAACTGGATGATGCAGCACGGCAAGATATCGAAACATTAAAACGTCTTATTATCCCCGGAACTAAAGGCCCGGTGATGCTCAGCCAGGTTGCAGACATCGCGATCGCAAGCGGGCCTGCGGTGATCAACCGTTACGATCGCTCACGCAATATCAATCTGGAGATCGAACTTTCCAATGTTCCATTAGGTACCGTGGTAAATGAGGTAAAAAAACTTCCCTCAATACAGAATTTGCCTGCCGGAGTGAGTGTGGTAGAAGTGGGCGATGCTGAAACCATGAGCGAACTCTTTGCCAGCTTTGGGTTGGCCATGCTGATCGGTATCCTCTGTATTTACATCGTATTGGTGCTGCTGTTCAAACATTTCCTACACCCAGTGACCATCCTTGCCGCACTGCCTTTCTCTTTAGGTGGTGCCTTCGTCGGGCTGTTAGTCACTGGGCAAAGCTTGTCAATGCCTTCGCTGATTGGCCTGATTATGTTGATGGGGATTGCCACAAAGAACTCTATTTTACTGGTGGAGTACGCTATTGTGGCGCGGCGTGGTAATGATGGCAGCGACGGGCGGCCAGTCGTGGCGGCCAAGCCACGCCAAGAGG
- a CDS encoding efflux RND transporter periplasmic adaptor subunit has translation MTWYKNKIFLGAVALIIGISIYFIFTISANKPAHSDTPAEKQAALTVNVEVPQQQNLPRQINANGNIAAWQEAIVSSEADGLRLAEIYVNVGDRVGKDQLLARFDPETVAADLAQAEAALAEALANKDEASTNAQRARQLKNTGALSELQIDQYLAADKTARARVQQAKAQVQYQRLRMEKTRVLSPDDGIISSRSATVGHVANRGNELFRLIRQERLEWRAELTAAELTYLKPGMSAVLRTTAGTELTGRIRALAPALDLQTRNAIVYVDITPTQQQQLGVKAGMFAQGAFHVGDISALTVSQSALVSREGFHYLFAVNEAGNVSEIKVEIGQLHQGRFEILSGLRPDMRIVTRGASFLNHGERVRVNPLPTGEAAK, from the coding sequence ATGACGTGGTACAAAAATAAAATTTTTCTCGGTGCTGTTGCCCTCATAATCGGTATCAGCATTTATTTTATCTTTACAATAAGTGCAAACAAGCCAGCCCATAGTGATACTCCTGCAGAGAAACAGGCTGCACTTACCGTTAATGTCGAAGTGCCCCAACAACAGAATTTACCACGCCAAATCAACGCCAATGGTAATATTGCCGCCTGGCAGGAAGCGATCGTCAGTAGTGAGGCAGATGGGTTACGCTTAGCTGAAATTTACGTCAATGTGGGCGACCGCGTTGGTAAAGACCAACTTCTTGCACGTTTTGATCCCGAAACCGTCGCCGCTGACCTTGCCCAAGCAGAGGCGGCTTTAGCAGAAGCTCTGGCGAATAAAGACGAAGCCAGCACTAATGCACAACGCGCACGCCAGCTGAAGAATACCGGTGCACTCAGCGAATTGCAGATCGACCAATATCTCGCCGCCGATAAAACAGCCCGTGCCCGCGTCCAACAAGCTAAAGCGCAAGTTCAATACCAGCGGTTGCGCATGGAAAAAACGCGCGTGCTGTCCCCCGACGACGGTATTATCTCATCGCGAAGCGCAACCGTTGGTCACGTCGCCAACCGTGGCAACGAGTTATTCCGGCTGATCCGTCAAGAGCGCCTGGAATGGCGCGCAGAACTGACAGCAGCAGAATTAACCTACCTCAAACCTGGAATGAGTGCCGTATTGCGCACCACAGCAGGAACCGAGCTCACTGGCCGCATCCGCGCCCTTGCCCCTGCACTCGATCTGCAAACACGCAACGCCATCGTCTATGTCGATATCACCCCAACGCAGCAACAACAGCTCGGGGTTAAAGCGGGTATGTTTGCCCAAGGGGCGTTCCACGTCGGTGATATATCGGCGCTCACCGTTTCACAATCCGCTCTCGTCTCACGCGAAGGATTTCACTACCTTTTTGCGGTTAATGAAGCGGGTAATGTTAGCGAAATTAAAGTCGAAATTGGTCAGTTACATCAAGGGCGGTTTGAGATCCTCAGCGGCCTGCGGCCTGATATGCGCATCGTTACCCGCGGTGCCAGTTTCCTCAATCATGGCGAAAGAGTGCGCGTTAACCCCCTCCCTACCGGGGAAGCCGCAAAATGA
- a CDS encoding DNA -binding domain-containing protein produces the protein MSRKVYTDFAWECLRRNPLYISDWKIAKEKEADSKNEISDETLITQNILDLNAERKWGLMKYVEPDISDPIDVFWSPRLSKRSIRLALSTSGNFTWGNIANKPGVHQNKLRLMDHTLCVKIFNKNNYFQFFSDSNLILNDNMSLFLYIPFTLQADSINKSIDIINSIISNQYETDEKEKRHFDLLKIIDNRKQGLTHRDIASELFGEERVKSEWSSDSWLRANIRYRLKKANNLINNGYLDYI, from the coding sequence ATGAGTAGGAAAGTGTATACAGATTTTGCTTGGGAGTGTTTGAGAAGGAATCCGCTATACATCAGTGATTGGAAAATAGCGAAAGAGAAAGAAGCCGACTCTAAAAATGAAATATCTGATGAAACCTTAATAACGCAAAACATTTTAGACCTGAATGCTGAGAGAAAATGGGGGTTGATGAAGTATGTTGAACCTGATATTTCAGATCCGATTGATGTTTTTTGGTCTCCTAGACTGAGCAAACGATCTATCCGGTTAGCATTAAGCACTTCAGGTAATTTCACTTGGGGTAATATCGCGAACAAACCGGGAGTACACCAAAATAAGCTAAGGCTGATGGATCACACATTATGTGTTAAAATTTTCAATAAAAATAACTATTTTCAGTTCTTTTCCGACAGTAATTTAATACTTAATGACAACATGAGTCTATTCCTATATATTCCATTTACTCTGCAAGCCGATAGCATCAATAAGAGCATAGACATTATAAACAGCATCATTAGTAACCAATATGAAACTGATGAAAAAGAAAAGCGTCACTTTGACTTGCTTAAAATAATTGACAACAGAAAACAAGGCCTTACTCATAGAGATATTGCCTCTGAACTCTTTGGTGAAGAACGCGTAAAAAGTGAATGGTCATCTGATAGTTGGCTACGCGCTAATATTCGCTACAGACTAAAAAAAGCGAATAATTTAATTAATAATGGCTACCTTGACTACATCTAA